The Sporomusa termitida genome has a window encoding:
- a CDS encoding CBO0543 family protein — MIPVFWIGQFVFSWTMWLIFAKKGRWHKYLSVCIFASWLSLVAEAIMVHYHLWSYSGHPLIGLLINGFGVYIVTLYLFIQWLPNDHSFKTLFWYFFKWTLAAIIFEMIHAWFGHITYHKWWNIGFSYLADWFLFWLLFKYHLFVTTERHSLS, encoded by the coding sequence TTGATTCCCGTATTTTGGATAGGCCAGTTTGTTTTTTCCTGGACGATGTGGCTGATCTTTGCCAAAAAAGGCCGGTGGCATAAATACCTTTCAGTATGTATATTTGCCTCCTGGCTCTCACTAGTGGCAGAAGCCATTATGGTTCATTATCATCTTTGGTCATATTCCGGTCATCCCTTAATCGGATTATTAATTAATGGTTTCGGGGTATATATAGTGACCCTTTACCTCTTTATTCAATGGTTACCAAACGACCATTCTTTTAAGACATTGTTCTGGTATTTCTTTAAATGGACCTTGGCTGCCATTATCTTTGAAATGATTCATGCCTGGTTTGGGCATATTACTTATCATAAATGGTGGAACATCGGCTTCTCGTACCTGGCAGACTGGTTTCTTTTTTGGCTATTATTCAAATATCATTTATTCGTTACTACCGAGCGGCATTCTCTATCTTAA
- a CDS encoding CBO0543 family protein: MGTVHESSRQVLQAQVEFSKLREAAWLGDCLWSWQWWLLVVLLFLPWIIWWRLVDRKRLCEICLFGMFVLATASWMDELGTDLILWYYPYKVIPWYPQLIPINYSILPIIYMLIYQYARQWSSYIMAMIVMSAIFSWVAEPALAFMGIYQVVTWKFSYSFPVYLMIAISHRWLLEWILAISKKAGKQ; the protein is encoded by the coding sequence ATGGGAACTGTTCACGAATCAAGCCGGCAAGTCCTTCAGGCCCAAGTGGAATTTAGCAAGCTGAGAGAGGCGGCATGGCTTGGGGATTGTCTGTGGTCCTGGCAATGGTGGTTGCTTGTGGTCCTCTTATTTCTGCCATGGATCATATGGTGGCGTCTGGTAGACAGAAAACGTCTTTGCGAAATATGCTTATTCGGAATGTTCGTTCTCGCCACGGCATCCTGGATGGACGAGCTTGGCACTGATCTAATATTATGGTATTATCCCTATAAGGTTATTCCCTGGTATCCACAGTTAATTCCGATTAACTATTCAATATTGCCAATCATCTATATGCTGATATACCAGTATGCCCGGCAGTGGTCTTCGTACATTATGGCCATGATTGTCATGTCGGCAATTTTTTCCTGGGTTGCCGAACCGGCGCTGGCGTTTATGGGTATATATCAAGTAGTAACATGGAAATTTAGTTATTCCTTCCCGGTATACCTGATGATTGCTATCAGCCATCGGTGGCTGCTGGAGTGGATATTAGCTATTAGTAAGAAAGCTGGGAAGCAATAG
- a CDS encoding ATP-binding protein translates to MAGSDESGKGEGTALAKSSQSSDNAGTQEAQWLKYELQDRELDLEIQCQAMQDVLGELEESRNRYAALYDFAPVGYVTFDDKACIREINLTGAKLLGMERSRLLGMPMAVFIAKDSCKKFFDHLRSCRLSEKKVITEVRLASLNTAVTDAQLISMPLLNTNGLDLQYRTIIADTTERKLIEKEISRMDRLHLVGEMAAGIAHEIRNPMTTVRGFLQSFLRKKEFALFNSQLELMISELDRANSIITEYLSLARNKPVNQSRQSLNKIIETLLPLMVSDALLKGMVIVTELSADIPDFCLDVQEMRQLLLNLSRNGFEAMAPGGQLTVGTFIEDKQVVLFIKDQGTGIPAELQQKLGTPFLTTKETGTGLGLPICYSIAHRHNASIDVKTGEAGTTFMVRFSPPSDTAGNI, encoded by the coding sequence ATGGCCGGGTCTGATGAATCAGGTAAGGGCGAAGGTACTGCTCTTGCCAAGTCCAGCCAATCTTCGGACAATGCCGGCACACAGGAAGCTCAATGGTTAAAATATGAGCTGCAGGATCGGGAATTGGATCTGGAAATCCAGTGTCAGGCTATGCAAGATGTTTTAGGGGAGTTGGAGGAATCCCGTAACCGTTATGCCGCCCTGTATGATTTTGCGCCGGTAGGCTACGTAACGTTTGATGACAAGGCCTGTATCCGGGAGATTAATCTCACCGGCGCGAAGCTTTTAGGCATGGAGCGATCACGCTTGCTTGGTATGCCGATGGCTGTTTTTATTGCTAAAGACAGTTGTAAGAAATTTTTCGACCATCTGCGGTCCTGCAGACTAAGCGAGAAAAAGGTCATTACGGAAGTAAGGCTTGCCAGTCTTAACACTGCGGTAACCGATGCCCAGCTTATTAGTATGCCGCTGTTAAATACCAATGGCCTTGATCTGCAATACAGAACGATAATTGCCGATACAACCGAACGCAAGTTAATCGAAAAGGAAATTTCCCGTATGGACAGGCTGCATCTTGTAGGCGAAATGGCCGCCGGCATTGCTCATGAAATTAGGAACCCTATGACGACTGTACGAGGATTTCTGCAATCTTTTCTGCGCAAAAAGGAATTTGCCCTGTTTAATTCCCAATTGGAGTTGATGATCTCGGAGCTGGATAGAGCCAATTCCATTATTACAGAATATCTTTCTCTCGCCAGGAACAAACCGGTCAATCAGTCTCGGCAGAGCCTTAATAAAATTATTGAAACCCTGCTGCCCTTAATGGTGTCTGATGCGCTTCTCAAAGGAATGGTAATTGTCACCGAATTATCGGCTGACATCCCGGATTTCTGTTTGGATGTTCAAGAAATGCGGCAATTGCTGCTCAATCTTTCCCGCAACGGGTTTGAAGCGATGGCGCCAGGCGGACAACTGACAGTGGGTACTTTTATAGAAGATAAGCAGGTGGTTTTATTCATTAAAGATCAAGGCACCGGTATCCCCGCCGAACTGCAGCAGAAGTTAGGCACACCCTTTTTGACAACCAAGGAAACGGGCACCGGCTTAGGGTTGCCCATCTGCTACAGTATCGCCCATCGGCATAATGCCAGCATAGATGTAAAAACAGGAGAAGCCGGTACTACTTTTATGGTGAGATTCTCGCCCCCATCTGACACTGCCGGCAATATCTGA
- a CDS encoding chemotaxis protein CheB, whose protein sequence is MKKINSGKGSTASGRAGKQSPRVMATAATNAVTTSQGCPIVGIGASAGGLKALMQLFESMPAITGMAFVVIQHLDAQNESALASILANVTCMEVSEAEAGVAAKPNHVYVIAPATELTVVNGVLTVRAQPDGVRRYTPIDTFMESLAKHKGGRVIGVILSGNGTDGSRGLKAIKNSGGFTFVQEPQSAEYAGMPLSAIATGLVDFVLPPAEIADEISLLSRSRIIASPIAEDRNLFPDGAAILDGIISLLRKASGINFAEYKQITVKRRILRRMVLHKLDKLVDYAVYLQQSSSELAALQQDMLINVTKFFRDPQAFDTLQTTVFPAIIKNTAPHTPIRLWVPGCASGEEAYSLAIALLEFLENNTLNRHIQIFATDINETVIDKARAGIYPKSIMTDVSPSRLSRFFIEVDQGYQVSKHIRDICVFARQDMGQDPPISRVSLVSCRNVMIYFGPALHKRMFPLFHYALNPGGFLILGASESIGVFADLFDLVDKKYRIYIKKAVATPLMSDFSTAEQAATIRNHTQEDQGTPSGGSWLDIQKEADRIVVNKYAPPGVIINSKMDIIQYRGRTGVYLEPAAGLPSVNLLKMARDGLFLSLRTAVNQARKENVLVRKEGLHVMKNGHSFPVSVDVVPMNGPFQKGEYFLVLFRDTISQHLPETRSDSAAAANQNFSQAEDPAEILGLKQEIAATKEYLQSIIAQHEAANEDIRYANEEVQSSNEELQSMNEELETAKEELQSTNEELMTLNEELRTRNLELSQVNNDMINLLRSISIPILILSSDLRIRRFNSVAEKAFNLISTDVGRPINNIKPNIDIPDLEQASLEVIDTLNWREQEVQDRWGHWYSMQIRPYKTVDNKIEGVIISFADINTLKKSYEAAQEAREYAEAIVETVRHPLIVLDADLLLKTANQAFYQQFQIAPEEIAGQSIFQMKGGQWDVPELRSLLTDIQEQDTAFEGFSINCDFPDIGRMLISARRVVNVHNKTKRILLAFETIANQDLQSTR, encoded by the coding sequence TTGAAGAAGATTAATTCCGGCAAGGGCTCCACCGCCAGCGGGCGAGCAGGCAAACAGTCACCCAGGGTGATGGCAACTGCCGCCACCAATGCTGTGACGACCTCACAGGGCTGTCCGATAGTCGGTATCGGGGCCTCGGCTGGCGGACTGAAGGCTTTAATGCAGCTGTTTGAAAGTATGCCGGCAATAACCGGTATGGCTTTTGTCGTCATTCAGCATCTTGATGCCCAAAATGAAAGCGCCTTGGCTAGCATTTTGGCTAATGTAACTTGTATGGAGGTCAGTGAAGCGGAGGCTGGTGTAGCTGCGAAGCCTAATCATGTTTATGTGATTGCCCCTGCTACCGAGTTGACTGTTGTTAACGGGGTTTTAACTGTTAGGGCGCAACCGGATGGGGTGAGACGGTATACTCCGATTGACACTTTCATGGAATCACTGGCCAAGCATAAAGGCGGCAGGGTAATTGGCGTGATTTTATCAGGCAACGGGACAGATGGCTCGCGCGGATTGAAGGCGATAAAAAATTCCGGCGGTTTTACATTTGTGCAGGAGCCGCAGTCGGCAGAATATGCAGGCATGCCGCTCAGCGCAATCGCTACCGGCCTGGTGGATTTTGTCCTGCCGCCGGCGGAGATTGCCGATGAGATTTCATTGCTCAGCCGATCACGGATTATAGCCAGCCCAATAGCAGAAGACCGTAATTTATTCCCCGACGGCGCCGCCATACTTGACGGAATTATTAGTCTGTTGCGTAAGGCCAGCGGTATTAATTTTGCCGAATATAAGCAAATTACCGTAAAACGGCGTATTTTGCGCCGGATGGTCTTACACAAGCTGGACAAGCTTGTGGATTATGCCGTTTATTTGCAGCAGAGTAGCAGCGAGCTTGCCGCCTTGCAGCAGGATATGCTGATTAACGTTACGAAATTTTTTCGTGATCCCCAAGCTTTTGATACCTTGCAAACAACGGTTTTTCCCGCAATCATTAAGAATACTGCCCCGCATACGCCTATTCGGTTATGGGTGCCGGGCTGTGCAAGCGGTGAGGAAGCCTACTCACTGGCAATCGCTTTGTTGGAGTTTTTGGAGAACAATACTCTTAACAGGCATATTCAGATCTTTGCCACAGATATAAACGAAACAGTTATTGACAAAGCCCGGGCCGGGATATACCCGAAAAGTATTATGACCGATGTTTCGCCGTCGCGGCTCAGCCGCTTCTTTATTGAAGTGGATCAAGGCTATCAGGTCAGCAAGCATATCCGCGACATATGCGTCTTTGCCAGGCAGGACATGGGGCAGGATCCGCCTATTTCCAGGGTCAGTCTCGTCAGTTGCCGCAATGTAATGATTTACTTCGGACCGGCATTGCATAAGCGAATGTTTCCGCTGTTCCATTATGCGCTGAATCCGGGCGGCTTTCTTATTCTGGGGGCCTCGGAATCTATTGGTGTTTTTGCCGATTTATTTGATTTGGTGGATAAAAAATACAGAATCTATATAAAAAAGGCGGTAGCCACCCCGCTGATGTCAGATTTTTCCACGGCTGAACAGGCGGCGACGATACGCAATCATACCCAAGAGGATCAGGGCACTCCGAGTGGCGGGTCCTGGTTAGATATTCAAAAAGAAGCCGACCGGATTGTTGTGAATAAATACGCTCCGCCTGGTGTCATTATCAACAGTAAAATGGATATAATTCAGTACCGGGGGCGCACCGGCGTTTATCTTGAACCGGCAGCGGGGCTGCCGAGTGTAAACCTCTTAAAGATGGCCCGGGACGGTTTGTTTCTGTCGCTGCGGACTGCCGTTAACCAAGCCCGAAAAGAGAATGTTCTGGTCAGAAAAGAAGGCCTGCATGTCATGAAAAACGGCCATTCTTTCCCTGTCAGTGTCGATGTTGTCCCTATGAATGGCCCCTTTCAAAAAGGTGAATATTTTCTGGTATTATTCAGAGATACAATATCGCAGCATTTGCCGGAAACCAGGTCTGACAGTGCTGCGGCGGCCAACCAAAATTTTTCCCAGGCCGAGGATCCGGCTGAGATTCTGGGCCTGAAACAGGAGATCGCAGCTACCAAGGAATACCTGCAGTCAATCATTGCCCAGCATGAAGCTGCCAATGAGGACATCAGGTATGCTAACGAAGAAGTCCAGTCGAGCAACGAAGAATTGCAAAGCATGAATGAGGAGTTAGAGACCGCCAAAGAGGAACTACAGTCAACCAATGAGGAATTAATGACTCTCAATGAGGAACTGCGCACCCGTAATCTAGAATTAAGCCAGGTTAACAATGATATGATTAATTTGCTGCGCAGCATCAGTATCCCAATTCTCATTCTGAGCAGTGATTTGCGCATCCGGCGGTTTAATTCTGTTGCAGAAAAAGCATTTAACTTAATCAGCACTGATGTGGGACGACCCATTAACAATATCAAGCCGAATATCGATATTCCTGATTTGGAACAGGCAAGTCTGGAGGTGATTGATACCCTTAACTGGCGGGAGCAAGAAGTGCAGGATCGGTGGGGACACTGGTATTCCATGCAAATACGTCCTTATAAGACGGTAGATAATAAGATCGAGGGTGTTATTATTAGCTTCGCCGATATTAACACCCTCAAGAAAAGCTATGAGGCTGCCCAGGAAGCCCGTGAATATGCTGAAGCGATTGTGGAGACCGTGCGGCATCCGTTAATTGTTCTGGACGCTGATTTACTGTTGAAAACAGCCAATCAGGCCTTTTATCAGCAATTCCAGATTGCACCTGAGGAAATAGCGGGTCAATCTATCTTCCAAATGAAAGGCGGTCAGTGGGACGTGCCGGAACTGCGTAGCCTGCTGACTGATATTCAGGAGCAGGACACGGCTTTCGAAGGTTTTTCGATCAATTGCGATTTTCCGGATATCGGCAGGATGCTGATTAGTGCCCGCCGGGTTGTGAACGTACACAACAAAACCAAACGGATTCTTCTGGCCTTTGAAACCATTGCTAACCAGGATTTACAGAGTACCAGGTGA